The Nostoc sp. PCC 7524 nucleotide sequence GCAAACATTGACCAAAGTATTGTGGTAGCTGATGGATTCTCAAGCCTGACCACGCGCGGAACTAATAACACGCCATATAGAACAGACCAAATAACAGTAAGTTTCTCAAAGGTTGATAGCAACGCCACAATTGACCCGGACGATTATTAATGTCTAATACGTGGACGATTCAAGTAGACACCCCTTACAGTACTAGCCAAAACCCCGGAACAACAATTCCCTTTACTTATTCGCCGAGTGGTTGTTTTAGGGGTTCTTATTCTTATAGGTTCGGTGGCACGAATAACGCAAATTTGTATTTAATCCATGCAGGTGGAGAAACGCTCTTAGGAGGTAATTGGCAAAGTTCAATACTTCGCGGTTTTACTGTTCGCCAGATATCGCTATGTGCGGGACAGACACTTACATACGATTGCATTAATGGTGAGTGCATCCAATCTTCACAATTCAATACCCCAGGCATTTATACATCACTTGCACAATGTGAATCTCAATGTGGTGGAGCTACTTGTAAGGGTAAGTGCCTGAGTAATTCCGATTGGGCGCAAATCGAAGGATTAGCAGCCCAATTAAAAAATAAAAGTTGTAGTTGATGAGGTTTATTTATGTCAACTGCCAGCACAATTTCTAATCTCCAGCAAGCTTTAAATTGTGCTGGTAAATGTGATTGTTGTAATCAACTTAATCAAAGAATTAATCAGCTTGAATCAAGGATAAATGCAATCAAACCTGTTGATGAAAATGCAATTGTCAAGCGAACCGAAGCGGCAATAATGCCTCAACTTAACCCTCTTGTGCAGGCGATCGCCGCCGGCGTAGTGATAAAAGAACTAAAACCTGTAAAGCAAGCAGTTGGCTTATTAGACGATGCAATATACACCCTACGAGGTCAGGTTTACAACGTAGGCGTAAAGGCTGCTAATGCCGTATCTAAAGCAGAGGGCGCTGTAAAGACTGCTGGTAGTGCATTAGGTTTATCGAATCAGGCAATGAGTCAAATCGGTAAGCTTACCGGACAAGTAGCGCAGTTATTTTCTTTGATCGCAACAATTGCAAACTTAGCTTTATTAATAGGAACTATCAATACTCTTGGTGGACGTGTAGATGCAGTAGAAAAAACACAACAAGGGCTTTCCGATTCTATTTCTCAGGTTATAGGGCGTATCATTCCACCCATCAGAGGCACTGCCAATGAAGCGAAAGCCACAGCACAATCAGCTTTTGCGACTGCAAAAAACGTAGACGGCAAAGCCAATACAGCAATAAACCTTGCTACCAATGCAATAGGCACAGCAAATAGTGCTAGTGGTACTGCAAATATTGCAATCACCAACGCATCTACAGCCCAAGCAACCGCTAATAAAGCAGACCAAAAAGCCGGTACAGCACAACAAGCAGCAATAGCAGCCAATAAAACATCCAATAACGCGCTAGAAAAAGCGGGTCTAGCATTTGGATTGGCTACAACCACTTATGGACTTCTAAAACTCCTACAAAACAGACCCGGCATACCGGGTAGACCGGGACGTGACGGACGCAACGGAGTAAATGGTAGAGACGGAAGACCCGGTAGAGATGGAGCCAGAGGACTGCAAGGAATACCCGGTAGACCCGGCATTAACGGGATAAATGGCATTGATGGTAGACCGGGATTACAAGGAATACCGGGCAGGCGTGGCGAGCCTGGATTTCCCGGCGCTAACGGTAGACCCGGCATTAACGGGAGGGATGGTAGAGACGTGAACCCAGCTGACTTAGCGGATATTAAAGCAAGACTGGCGGCAATTCAATCAGGAGTTAATAACACACAGTCCCAGCTAGCACTAGGCTTTGCTAATATCCTGGCGAAGCTTAAGGCGCTTGCAGATTTGGCATTATTAAAGCCAATATACGCAGTTGTTCTAGCCATTCAAACTGTACTGGGAGGTTTAATTACATTCAACAATACTACCTATACCATTTCAGGGTTTTTATTACTTGGTTTTACTAAGTGCTTCACCTTCTTTAAATGGGCGATATTAGACCGGGTATTGAATTTAATGACAACTGCTGCAACGATTCATAACGCCCTCATGCTATCGAATGACATCGGTCAAACTTTAGCAGCTTCCATTGCTAATGTTCTAGTTATTTTTGGCATCAAAGATAGTGATGGTCAAGCGTACAATATTTCAGAAATAATCGGAAGTAACATTGAAAATTTTATAAAAGGTTTAGTGGGTGAAAGCAACTACGCTGCATTAAGCCTAGTTTGGGCGAAAGCGAATAGAATTTATCAAGCTACAACTAATGTTTTAAACAGCTTCTTAAGCTTATCCCAGGTAATTTTGCAAGCTAATGAATTAATAGCAGCTTACACAGGGAAGATAGGGAATGCTTTAAAAAGAGGTGGCGTGGTTCTCGAAAACGCCTATGGCTGGATGAATCCTCAGCCTAAATTTAATCGAGTCAGTCGATTCTTAGAAAATGTTCAAAATGCAGCATCAACAGTTCAAATGGTGACGCAAGTCCCATTAGACATGGTTAATGCAACTACAGAGCTAACAAACGCATCAACAGAGTTTGTTAAAGCCATCAAGGAAGATGATAAGCCAGAGAATAAATCTAATGATGCTCCTGACCCGGATGTATTAAAAGCACAAGAATTACTGAGTAAAAATAATTCTCAACCGATAGCTTTTGACTTCTCGGATTTATTTGATGGAGATGACTAAATGACAGATTTACCAGATGATTTTAATCCGTTTGAACATTTACAACAGACTTATAGAACTGAATTTAACAGACGAGTTGACAAATTTTTTGCAGACGTTCCTGGTACTGGTGATTTATCTGGTACCCGCCCATCATTAAAACTGGCCTGCCGAATGACCGATAATGACAACGATGCAATGATGAATATGCGTCACAATTTGTTTTTTAATGTCATTGGTTACAGTCGTAAGAATTTAGCTATAGTTTATGGCTCAAAATTCGATACTGCTCCCCCAGTCGCAGGACATCCACAATTATTTTTGACCTTCTCGCAAGATTCAGCCGCCACACCATCTGAAGAGTCGCCTATAGAGCATGAAAAATCAGTAAGGTTGATGAAATTCTCTTGCGCTGGTGGTGACGATGATGGCAGTACAAAACCAGCTATTACCAAGGCGAACATGACAGAAATTGCCAATGAAATAAAAACTCTGTTTATTTCTGGCGGTAGGGGGATAGATTACACCTGTGGCAATAAATCAGCATCATACACTGACCCTGAAAATGGCTTTGCTAGAGGCAACTATATGCTGGTTAATAGTCGTGCTGATGCTATGGAAGTTTACCAAAAGCTTTGTAATGCAATTGACGTACCCTTTAACCAAGAAAAATTAATAGTTAACGACCCAGATAAACCCAGTACAACTACGGCAGCCGCAGGGAAAATAACAATATTGGGGAAACAAGTACAAAATCGCAGGTATAGACCTGTAGCAGTTCTTAGATTCAGAAGTGCTTATATTTCTCTAGGTAATCTCGTACCACCAGTAATTTTGATAGATACTACTCTCAGACATACGGGATTAGTTAAGTACCCGTAATTTTAGAGAATGTTTAAAAGCTGTTTCCTGCAAACAATAAAGGTAAAAACCTGTTAGGTTTCGCCCCAAAATTCTAAGAATTTTAAAGGGTTAGATTGGGTGAAAACTTTCACCAACACGAATAAATACTATGGGTTTCAGAGACCTGAACCGTTATCCAGCTCAGAAAGCTCGATACGACAAATATAAAGAGTGGCTGGAATCGACCCCCGAACAGCGTCAAGCGAAATTTGCTGCTATTACTGATGAAACTAGGCGGGCGAGGGCAGAAAGAGAAATTGGCTATGTTTCTCCGTTTGGCACGACTGGTAATACTAAGGTTTATCTTCCTACTCGAATCATTGCGACTAATCAATCCGGCTCAGGGGCTGCGGTAGCTGGCACACTGCGCGGATTGCTTGCCAACTACACCCTTACTGGGGATGACTTCCAAGCCTTAACAGATCCAATTTTAATTGAGGCGAAAAAGTTTAGATTCGCCAAACTCACATTAACATCTGTTGTAGCTGGGACTAAAAGGGCTAGCCGCATCACTGGTGCTATGTACTCGAAGCCAGATGTCGATTCTGTTACCTGTCCTTTTGGTCAAAACACAGGTGGTCAAGATTACGATACAGCTGTTGTTGCTATTAAAACCGAATCGGCTTACGCTAATTTTTTGCAAGATAACAACGGACGAAACCGCGCACGATTCACGCCTGAAGGCTAATGAGCAAGATAGCAGAACGAACTGGTATTATTTGGACTCCAGATGACACGCTAGACCTGCTATCTGTTGATGTTGATGGCAACTGTTCTGAGGCTGAGTTTCAGGGAATGCTTGCCATCAATCAAGCCGGTAGAGATTGGTTAACTGGGAAGATTGACACGGTTGAATACCTGGACAAATTAGAGTTTTATGGCGTTCCCAACCCGTTTGAGATTGTGGACGAGTTTGCTGATCATGTTGAGTTTGTGATTTCTCACGGATAAAAACAGTGAGAGTAGTTGAATTAAGCAATAGTAATAACTGGGAAAGCATTTATTCGACTAACATTTATGCTGTCTCTGTTCCCATGCAAAATGGTACTTCTTTAATTAGTCCTATTCCTGAAATAGTTGTACCTTTTGTTCTGGATAAATTTATTTTGGCTGTGAGTGTTGATACGGATGTTCCGACTAATTCAGTTTGGAGATTTGCAGGGTATATCAATCAAAAAATCAGTACAGGAATTGTCATAGGTGGTGGACAGGATGCGACTGCTGTTAATGGTCGTTCCTTGTTTTTAGACCGAGTTAACTTAATTCTTTTTCAGAAAATATCTACTTCTTACGCTGTTAGTATCAGAGTTCCTAGATGGTTTCCTCGTGCTGGGGTAAATGTTTGGCAGTACACAGGCGTAGATGACACTTCTGAGGAAATATTGCTGACTCAGGAATTTGCAAATATTAATTTTAAGCTGGATCAGCTATTAAATAATTAATAATGAATACTTCAAAATCGGTAATAGCTGTTAATCCTGGCAATTCATCAGGATTAACATTAACTCTTGAAAGTACAGGTATATTTTTAGGAATACTTGTCAGTGCTTCGGTTCTTGGCACGTTGGCCGTGAGCGTTATCTCTAAAATGAACCGGATTAGCACTTCAATTGCACAAATTGAAGAAACCCTAAAAACTCACGCTAGTAATGCTGAGAAAATTAGGGATTTAGATAAAAGGCTTGAATTGCACCTAATGGAGTACGTTAACCGCAAAGACATGTTGCAGATGCTTCTTGGACAAATAAACGAGAAAATTGATCACAAATTTAAAAGAAGCCTATTTTACACGCGGGAAATTCAGCGATTCTTGCAGCGAACGACAGAATACCAGATTAGGGAATATGAGGAGCAGACTAGCAGCCCGAATGAGTAATTAACTATTTACCCCAGTGAAACCCACACTTAAAGCATTCAAACTGATTTTCACGGCAACCATACTCAACCTCTAGTGAATGGCAACGAGGGCAACCTTTAGCGATGATTGCTAGTATTTCTGATAAATCCTGATTTTTATTGCTGTCCATACCAGTTTTTTTTTGGTACAGCTTAACTTGCTGGGGATTCACTCTACTCCTTCGGGGAATTCAAAATTCAAAAATCGTCATTAGTTATTAGTCATTCTCCCCCATCTCCCTCATCTCCCCCATCTCCCCTACTCCCCTACTCCCCACTCCCTAGCCTCATAATACCGACACCCCTGACAAGGTCCACTGGGGTTGATAGCACAACGGAGATAGCCGGAACGAGCATTAAATTTGCAACTGATGTCACCAATGAGGAAGCCTACCCCTTCTAGATAATAGCGATCGCCTTCTATGGGTCTGAGATTTTGCCTTATTCTGACTCTGGAGGCATTTATGGCTGCTTGTCTTAACCTTGAACGTGTCCGTAAGCGGGTTTTACGGATCACCCACAGAGAAAACAGGGACGGTAAGAAACCGATGGTAATTACCAAAAGTGTCTTGAACACGGAAAACATTACAACTGCTACCTACCCCAGCATAACTGCTACAGCCTTCTTAGATAAAGCCTAGTCAGAAACCTCCCTTTGGGTGGCTACGTGCGTAGGTAGTTCAGATAACTGGTAATGAGGGCGATAAGTGTAAAAGATTTGTCACCACAGCAATCAATTTATGAGGATCAACGGGTTTAGATAGATGTTGCTGAAATCCTGCTTGAATAGCTTGTAGACGGTCTTCCTCAAGGGAATATGCTGTTAAGGCGATCGCCGGAATATTTTTGCTTCCCTGTTGTGCTTCTAAAGAGCGCAATTGCCGGATGAAGCTATAACCATCTGCTTCGGACATCCCAATATCACTAATGAGGAGATCCGGTTGTGATTGGGCAATCAGTGCTATTGCGGTATCAGCTGAGGCTGCAACATTCACATTTGCTCCGTATTCCTCAAACAAGAAGGCCAGAAAATTACGGGTATCGGTTTCATCATCGACAATTAGCACTTTTAACCCTTCCAAGGGTGTGGAATGATTGCCAGAATCCAATGATTTTTCCTGGTTGATGTCTGTAGTATTCATGTTGCTATACATCAGTGGGAGACGCACAGTAAAGGTTGCCCCTGTTCCTTCTCCTTGACTATCTGCTGTGATTGTACCGCCGTGCAACTCTACTAAATGTCTGACGATCGCCAATCCTAATCCTAAGCCATTGTGCGATCGCGTTGTGGTGCTGTCTGCTTGTCGGAAACGTTCAAATACTTTGGGGAGAAAGTCGGGATCAATACCAATTCCTGTATCGATGACTTGGATTTGAGCGTAAACAGACGATGTAGGAATATTCGGGGGAATACCAAGGGCAGATGCTTGATGTTCTTGGGCAACTTGATGTTCCTGGTGTACAGCCTCTAATCTCATTTCTACCTTCCCACCTTTGGGCGTGAATTTAATCGCATTGGTGAGGAGATTCCAGACAATTTGTTGCAACCGAGCCGGATCACCACAAACTGAACCCAGGGTAGCATCAAGGGCAGTATATAGTTGAATTCCTTTGCTATCTGCCAGGGGACGCACTATATCTAAGGCAGTTTCTATGACTGTGATCGGATTAACAGCGCAGAGATTGAGGCGGAGTTGACCCCGGATAATCCGCGAGACATCCAAAATATCTTCAATCAGTTGCCCCTGTGAATTGGCATTGCGTTCGATGGCTTCCAAGGCGCGAGCTGTGGCTTTTTCGTCTAATTTTTTGGCACGGAGAATTCTCGACCAGCCCAGCATAGCTGTTAAGGGTGTGCGGAGTTCGTGGGAAAGCACCGCCAAAAACTCATCTTTCATCCGATTTGCCGCTTCTGCTTCTTGTCTGGCGGTTTGTTCACGAATGACTTGAGCGCGAATTTCTTCTGCTTGTTTACGATCAGTGATGTCTTCTATCGTGCCAACATAACCCAGTAATTCACCTTGATTAGACAGCATTGGTGAGGAATGTACCCGCACCCACCGCAGACTATCATTGGTTGTTAGAAACCTAAATTCTGCTGAGTATTCGCCACCTTGGTCAATAAACTCAGACCAACTAGCGATCGCCCGTTCTCTATCTTCGGGATGAACTGATTCTAACCATCTGGTTTGTAGACTTTCAGCCGCACTCAAACCACAAATGGCTTGATAACGGGGATTGGTATATTTACATTGTCCTTGATTATCGGTTTCAAAAATTCCCACAGGTGAGCAGGTACTTAGGGAACGGAAACGCTCTTCACTTTGCCTCAGTTCCGCATTAATGGCCGTGAGTTGAGCCGCTTGACGCTGGACGGCTTGGGTTTTCTTAAACAATTCCACAAATACTGTCACTTTGGAAGTGAGAATATTCGGGTCTATGGGTTTGAGGAGATAATCCACTGCCCCTAAAGCATAGCCCTTAAATAGCATTTGGTCGCTGGTACTAAAGGCCGTTAAAAAGATAATGGGAGTCTGACGCGATCGCCCCCGATTGCGAATTAGGGTGGCAGTTTCAAAACCATCCATCCCTGGCATTTGCACATCCAACAGAATGACTGCAAAATCTTGATGCAACAGACACCGCAAAGCCTCCTCTCCAGAAGTGGCTCTGACTAGATTTGCGCCCAGCCGCTCCAGAATCGCCTCCAGTGCCAGCAAATTTTCCAACTTATCATCCACTAGGAGGATGTTGACTTTGGGTTCCAGCTGCATGAGTTCAGTTCTCTATAGAATGACAAAGTTTTACCAGTAAAGGAGAAATTTCTAAAACTGACACAACCCAGTCTACGGCAACCGCAGAAATTGCTGCTGTTGGCATAATGGCACTTTCAGCAGTAGTTGGCTCTTGTACGATAGTAATACCTCCCCGTGCTTTGACTGCTTTGAGTCCTTGCTTACCATCTTGATTTGCTCCTGTTAATATTAAACCAATGACTTGTTGTCCATAGACATCAGCTGCTGATTCAAATAACACATCTATTGATGGTCTGGCATAGGAAACAGGCTGATCGGTAGAAAGAGCAAAATGACCAGGTTCAACGAGTAAATGATAATCTGCTGGTGCTATATATACCTGTCCTGGGAGGATTTCTTCTTTATCTTCCACTTCTTGAATTGGTAAAGCACTATATTCTTGTAACAGTGCTATCAAAGTATCATCAGAATCTTTATGACGATGTTGGACGATCGCCATCGGCACTAAAAAATCAGCAGGTAAATTGCCTAAAATTTTTTGCAGCGCCCATAAACCTCCTAAAGAAGTACCAATAACTACTATTTTAAAGGACACTAATTGAGCCTCCGGTAGAGCTTTTCACCCTTGGCTATCTCCTCATAAGATTTTTCATAAGGAGTAAATCTGAGGGACTCTTGCTTACCTAAACCCAGGATACCAAAGTTACATAAACTGTTATGAAACAGTGTATGTACTCGCTGTTGTAGTAATTGATTGAAGTAGATTAAAACGTTACGACAAAAAATCACATTAAACTCATTAAAAGAACTATCAGTGGCTAGATTATGTTGAGCAAAAATCACATTTTCTCGTAACGAAGTCCGAAAAATTGCATGATCATAAGCTGCGGTGTAGTATTCCGAAAAAGAACGTTTCCCACCTGCTCTTAAGTAAAGCTGAGTATAATCCTGCATCAGTTTTAAAGGAAAAATTCCACTTTTGGCATTTTGTAAAACTTTTTCGTTGGTATCTGTAGCATATATCCGACAACGGTGATACAGGCCTTCTTCCTGTAGTAAGATTGACATCGAGTAAACCTCTTCTCCCGTGGAACAGCCAGCGTGCCAAATGCGAATAAAAGGATAAGTTCGCAGTATTGGTACAACTTGCTTTCTCAAGGCAAGATAAAAGCTAGGATCACGGAACATAGATGTCACATTCACCGTGAGACTCAACAAAAACCTCTCCAAGTAGGAGCGATCGTGTAATAACTTTTCTTGTAACCCAGAAATATGCTCTAAACCTTCCACACGCATAAAACTATGAATGCGCCGTTTCAGGGAAGAGAGAGCATAATTGCGAAAGTCATAACCGTAGTATTGGTACAACCCTTCCAATAACAACTGGATTTCAATATCCTCTAAGCTGGGTTTGGGCAGGATCATAGTGGGGAGTGGGGAGTGGGGAGCAGGGGGAGATGGGGGAGCAGGGGGAGCAGGGGGAGCAGAGGAGAATAACTATGTGCCTATTGCCTATTGCCTATTGCCTATCGATACAACCACACCCTTAGTAATGACAGCAATTGCTCTGTGTCTACGGGTTTGGTGATGTAATCAGATGCACCGGCTTCGATGCACTTTTCGCGATCGCCTGGCATGGCTTTGGCTGTTAAAGCAATAATGGGTAGTGTCCGAAACTTTGATTGCTGGCGGATATAACGTGTAGCTTCGTAGCCATCCATTTCTGGCATCATCACGTCCATTAATACGGCATCAATGTCAGAATTGTCTTGTAGTGTTTCAATACCGTCTCTACCATTTTCAGCAAATAATACTTCCATTTGATAGCTTTCTAAAAAGCTGGTGAGCGCAAAAATATTTCGTAAGTCATCATCAATGATTAAAATTTTGCGATTAGCTAGTATGGGATCGGTTTGGTGTAGTTGCTCTAGTATCTGGCGTTGTTGTTGGGGTAAAGTTGCCTGTACCCGATGCAAAAATAGGGCGGTTTCATCTAACAACCGTTCTGGCGATCGCACATTTTTGACAATAATTGATTCTGCTAGTCTTCTGAGTTGGGTTTCTTCTTGGCGGCTGATTTCTTTGCCTGTGTAGACAATGATTGGTAGTTTCACAAGCTGAGGATCTTGCTTGATTTGTTCAATTAGTTCTAAACCTGTCATATCCGGCAAACCCAAATCCAAAACAACACAATCAAAGTGCTGCGATCGTAAAATCTCTAATGCGGCTGTTCCCGTATCCACGGCTGTACTCTGCACGTCACTGTTACCAATGAGTGCAATAATACTTTGCGCTTGTACGTGATCGTCTTCGATTACTAAGAGATGTTTCACTTTACGCTCAATAAAGCTTTTTGTCTCCGTCAATATTTGATTAATGACTTTTGGTGAGATGGGTTTTTGTAAGTAAGTGATTGCTCCTAGTTGCAAAGCTCGTTGTTTTCTCTCATCCACAGACAGTATATGCACAGGGATGTGTCGAGTTCTCGAATCATGCTTTAAACGATCTAGTAATGTCCACCCATCCATGTCTGGCAAATGAATATCTAAAGTTATAGCATCAGGCTGATACTGTTGTGCTAAGGCTAAACCTTGTTTACTTCCTAAAGCCACAATTACTTTAA carries:
- a CDS encoding DUF6464 family protein → MFKTLLVITIGFLPSLFSLWVIRKTRLRTRSRLRQAAINASRVRIRQNLRPIEGDRYYLEGVGFLIGDISCKFNARSGYLRCAINPSGPCQGCRYYEAREWGVGE
- a CDS encoding response regulator, with the protein product MQLEPKVNILLVDDKLENLLALEAILERLGANLVRATSGEEALRCLLHQDFAVILLDVQMPGMDGFETATLIRNRGRSRQTPIIFLTAFSTSDQMLFKGYALGAVDYLLKPIDPNILTSKVTVFVELFKKTQAVQRQAAQLTAINAELRQSEERFRSLSTCSPVGIFETDNQGQCKYTNPRYQAICGLSAAESLQTRWLESVHPEDRERAIASWSEFIDQGGEYSAEFRFLTTNDSLRWVRVHSSPMLSNQGELLGYVGTIEDITDRKQAEEIRAQVIREQTARQEAEAANRMKDEFLAVLSHELRTPLTAMLGWSRILRAKKLDEKATARALEAIERNANSQGQLIEDILDVSRIIRGQLRLNLCAVNPITVIETALDIVRPLADSKGIQLYTALDATLGSVCGDPARLQQIVWNLLTNAIKFTPKGGKVEMRLEAVHQEHQVAQEHQASALGIPPNIPTSSVYAQIQVIDTGIGIDPDFLPKVFERFRQADSTTTRSHNGLGLGLAIVRHLVELHGGTITADSQGEGTGATFTVRLPLMYSNMNTTDINQEKSLDSGNHSTPLEGLKVLIVDDETDTRNFLAFLFEEYGANVNVAASADTAIALIAQSQPDLLISDIGMSEADGYSFIRQLRSLEAQQGSKNIPAIALTAYSLEEDRLQAIQAGFQQHLSKPVDPHKLIAVVTNLLHLSPSLPVI
- a CDS encoding chemotaxis protein CheB, whose product is MSFKIVVIGTSLGGLWALQKILGNLPADFLVPMAIVQHRHKDSDDTLIALLQEYSALPIQEVEDKEEILPGQVYIAPADYHLLVEPGHFALSTDQPVSYARPSIDVLFESAADVYGQQVIGLILTGANQDGKQGLKAVKARGGITIVQEPTTAESAIMPTAAISAVAVDWVVSVLEISPLLVKLCHSIEN
- a CDS encoding CheR family methyltransferase encodes the protein MILPKPSLEDIEIQLLLEGLYQYYGYDFRNYALSSLKRRIHSFMRVEGLEHISGLQEKLLHDRSYLERFLLSLTVNVTSMFRDPSFYLALRKQVVPILRTYPFIRIWHAGCSTGEEVYSMSILLQEEGLYHRCRIYATDTNEKVLQNAKSGIFPLKLMQDYTQLYLRAGGKRSFSEYYTAAYDHAIFRTSLRENVIFAQHNLATDSSFNEFNVIFCRNVLIYFNQLLQQRVHTLFHNSLCNFGILGLGKQESLRFTPYEKSYEEIAKGEKLYRRLN